Within the Methanomassiliicoccus sp. genome, the region TCCGACGAGGAGTCCACGGCCACCACGCGGCCCTTGGCGTCAAGGTCGAAGGCGATCTCGGTGAAGGCTGAGCCGAGGCACACTATGCGCTGGGGCGCCGAGGTCAGGTTAACGGTCTTCCCGCGGTCGTCCACGATGGAGATCGCTCCGGCGATGTTTCCCTTGGACCCGCCGCTGTTCAAGTACAATAAGGCAACGGCCGCGCTAGCAATGACCAGAACGGCAATGATTGCGACTACTGCTATCGCTCTCTTGTTCATGATTATCCCCTATGTCTACTTTCCTAGGGCTTCACGCCCTTTACGAGGGGAAAGAGGGCAACCGATAAAAATATTCTGCAACTCAGCGGCCGCTCGCCCTCTCATCAGGACGGACGACCATTGACGGTGGAGAAAGGAAAAGCTTCTTGAGCTAGGGCAACATGCTCGAAGGTATGCGCAGCGTCCTCCGGGGTAAGATCCACCGCGCCGTGGTCACCCAGGCTGACCCAGATTATGTCGGTAGCATCGTAATAGACCAGGCTCTGCTGGATGAGGCGGACATATGGCCTGGAGAGCGGGTCCTCGTCTCCGATGTCAACAACGGAGCGAGGTTCGAGACCTATGCGGTATCCGGAGAGCGGGGTTCGGGAGTCATCTGTGTCAACGGGGCGGCGGCCCGTCTGGCCCGCGTGGGCGACAAGGTCATCATCATGGCCTTCGAACTGACCGATCATCTCATCGAACCTCGTATCGTCCTGGTCGACGAGCACAACCGCCGGACCAAGGTCCTCCGCGCCCCTGGGCCGATGACACCATGAGGCTCAAGGTCTACACCGACGGCGGATCCCGGGGGAATCCTGGCCCTGCCGCGTACGCCGTGGTCATCACCGATGAAGGGAACAAGATCGTAAGGGAATACGGTCGGTATTTGGGCAAGATGACCAACAACGAGGCGGAGTACAACGGCGCCATTGCCGCCCTGAAGGAGGCGCTCGCCCTGGGTGCGGACGAGGTCGAGGTGTTCAGCGACTCTGAGGTCATGGTGCGCCAGGTGAACGGTGTGTACCGCTGC harbors:
- a CDS encoding aspartate 1-decarboxylase, which gives rise to MLEGMRSVLRGKIHRAVVTQADPDYVGSIVIDQALLDEADIWPGERVLVSDVNNGARFETYAVSGERGSGVICVNGAAARLARVGDKVIIMAFELTDHLIEPRIVLVDEHNRRTKVLRAPGPMTP
- a CDS encoding ribonuclease HI family protein, translating into MRLKVYTDGGSRGNPGPAAYAVVITDEGNKIVREYGRYLGKMTNNEAEYNGAIAALKEALALGADEVEVFSDSEVMVRQVNGVYRCKAANLQPFLDEVRALRAKFKQTTFRNVPREHPMVSRADHLLNEEQDTMKSLLPRGKPNP